The following DNA comes from Candidatus Bathyanammoxibius amoris.
CCGGGAAAGGAAATCCTTTACAGTACCAGACTTGAATTTTGTGCCAAAGCGTTTGGTCGCCTCACAGACAAAGAGGTCGTTACCCCATAGAGCCAACCCAATGAAGGAGGGAAAGAAGGTGTTTATACGTCCGCCCGAAGGAGACTTCTTTTTATTCTGGGTATACTGCAACGATTTCTCCACGCTTTTTGTCCACTAATAACCTGTACTGACGCATAGTGGAACCCTGAGAACGAATACTTATGTAAGGGGAATTGGTGGTCGTCATGAGTGCACTGGCCTCTTCAAAGTCCATTCCTGCCACTCCAAAGCGGAAGAAAATGTCCTTCAACTCATCAATGTTTTTTATACCGCCTTTTTCCTTAACAAAAGCGACCAGCTTGCCTGCCTCCTTGGGTTTAATTCCCAGTACTGCGTGGACAACTCCACTCGAGGCACTATTTATATTAATCTTTAACTCTTTACCCGAAACAGTTAAATCTTCCTCTATCCTCTCGTAAACCCCCGGACTCACCCCCTTGACCAGGGTGAGTTCTTCCAAAGACTCCAGTGGACCATTTCTGTTGGTGTAAGGTTCCGGCAGCGATTCGTAGAACTTACTCTCTGCACCCTTCGGTTCAGGAAAATCGTCCTCATCCAACCAATCTAATAAAGAATCAGTTATAACTTCTGCTTCGCCCTTTGTAACCCCCCTGACTTCCAGCAGCCTCTTGAATATCTCCCTGTTATCCTCATCCAGAAAATTGATGTTTAACCTCCCTTGTTCATCCTCAATAAAGACATCGTATCTTCTGCCTCCGAGTTCCAGACTATAGGGTTCATGTCTGGGTCTCCAGTAGTCTTTTCTGCGCTCTTTTTCTGAAACACCCTCAGGCCCGGTTTCTTTTGGGCTCGGCACCGCATCATGTGTACCATCCATCTTCCCAGGAAGTTTTTGTAAGGCAATAAAGCATGCGCCACGAAGGTTATAACTTTCCTTCACGTTTTCCAAATACGCCCTTTCCAGCTCGGTGTTAATCCTTAGATTCTTTGTAAGACTCAACAAGACGAGCGTTAAAATCACTATTGTCCAGAGGACAAAAAAGAGGACATAGCCACTATCGGCGCAATAAGGTCTTGTTTCTCTTTCTCTTGTACAAGGGTCAGTTTTAACGCTCTGGGAATGTGTCGTTCTTCCACCCATTCGCTCTCCCACGGGTTCTTGCCCTCCGTTACAGCTCCAAGGTATTCAAATCCAATCTTATCATAACCCTTTAGTAACACTAATCCCTCAGAACCCTTCTCTTTTTGGGCCTTTCGTGCAGTCGTAAATCTCTTTTCTTTATATATCAGGCGATACTTACTCCCCTCTTCCTTCTTTACGGTGTAGTGAGCTATAACGAAACCTTTTCCCCTGAGATTTAAACGCACAGGGGTGATAAAGCTCAGGTCCCTCTTTTTGCCCACAAACCCGGCGCTTCTCGAATAACCCGGGGGGATAGCGGACACCTGTTCTCTCCAGAATTCCAGTGCGGAGGTCTTTCTGAGGTCTCCCTGCAGCAGCTTCTCTCCCCTAGCCATGAGGCGCATGGAGGATTTGATGATGGCACCGGATGCCACGATGAGGAAAACACCTATGGTCAATGCCACTAGCAGTTCCAGGAGAGTGAAGCCCTTAATGCTATGGAACCGGGCTTGGGTATCATTTCTGTACATGGACGCCAAGTAAATGAATCTTCGGTAAAGTCACATCGTAAACGAGGACCTTTTCGAACTCTTTACTGGTCCGTTCCACCACCTTCCAGGGCAATCCCTCGCTCGTCTTACCACGCCATACCTTTTCATCGCCCACCCTCTCAAACCGGTCTCCCAATATACCCAGGAAGGCCTCTTCTGTCTTATTAATGGCCGCGAAAACCGTCTTGTTACGCTCCGTCAGCTTTCGGGTGAGACGAAGATTGTCGGCCACAAGGCCAAGAAGAACAGCTACACATATCCCCATCAAGGCCACCCCTACCAAGACTTCCATCAGGGTAAAGCCTCTACGGGAGCAACACCTTTTCCACAAGGGATTTTGTCTTCCCACTGCGCAACTTTTCAATGGCCTTCAGCTTATTCTCAAAATCCTTCGTTACCTTGTCCGCCTCTTCCGGATTGCTCACAATAGTGGGCGTCAATATCAAGAGGAGTTCCGTCTTCCTTGTGATGACCTCCCTGGACTGAAACAAATTCCCCAGTAGAGGGATGCGGTGTAAGACAGGTACACGCTTTACGACCTTCTCCTTCTTGTTTTCTATAATACCACCTATTATTATAGTCCGCCCGTTTTCCACTACCAGCGAGGTACTGGCCTTCCTGGCGGTAAAAGCCGGAGTATCGAGTCCTGCTGAAGCAGCTTTTATAACAGAGGTTACCTCCTGGCTCACGTCAAGTGTAATCATATTGTTCTCGCCAATCCTTGGGGTCACGCTGAGTATAACACCTATATTCTTATACACGACGGTATTCGAGGTAACAAACTCCCCGGGCTGAGAGGGAGAAGGTTCTTGAATTCTCTGGGTTAATATGGGCTCTTCCTGGCCTACCTGTATAGTGGCCGTTTGCTCGTGACGTACCAGTATTCTGGGGGTAGACAACAGCTCTATGTGAGTAGTCGTGTCTAACAAAGTGACGAGCACGTCTAAATCCGAGTGGAGAAAGAAGGCCCTGGTTCCCCTCGGGAATTCCGTCTTAAGCGGACTTGGTATAGTCGGTCCCAGGCCTACAGAAACCCCATCCCTCAACAGGCCATTGTTTCTGAAAAAGTACTCCACCCCGTAAGCCAGGTCATCATTGAGGGTCACCTCTGCAATGAGCACCTCTATCAGCACCTGTTTGGGAGTTGCATCCATCACCTCAATTATTCTGCGAATATTCTGGTAATCCTGGGGAAAGGCCTTAATTGCCAGAGCGTTACTCTCCGCATCAGGGATAACCTTAACGGGACCTACCTGACTCGATTGCGCACCCATGGCTGATATCTCAGTAGATTCAGCCCCCGTAACTCTTGCCGGTCCCCCCTCCTCAAATAGCTCGTTGAGAACAGCTGCCATAGATTCAGCTTTCTTGTGTTGCAACTTGTATATGTAAAGTTGAGCCTGCCCGGAAGACTTTACATCCATATTATTTATCCAAAAATCAACGGTCGGTAATATCTCAGGGTCGGTCACTGTCACCAGGAGCTTATTGGTATCTGTCAACGGAATGAATCCAAGCTTGGCCGCAAGCCCTCTCTGTGAGCCGCCAAGGCTCTTGGTCAGAGACTTCAAATCCTTGGCTAAATTGGATACGTTTACGTATTTGATATCGTAAAACTTTACGGCTTTGCCGGCAAAAAACGGGGTATCAAACGTATTTATTATAGCCACCAACCGCGTCATGTTGGACTCAGTGTCCACTACTACTATGGCATGGGAATTGTTAGGGGCCATCGCCAGTCCGGCGGGCGTCATGAAGGCCCTG
Coding sequences within:
- a CDS encoding general secretion pathway protein GspK, translated to MKESYNLRGACFIALQKLPGKMDGTHDAVPSPKETGPEGVSEKERRKDYWRPRHEPYSLELGGRRYDVFIEDEQGRLNINFLDEDNREIFKRLLEVRGVTKGEAEVITDSLLDWLDEDDFPEPKGAESKFYESLPEPYTNRNGPLESLEELTLVKGVSPGVYERIEEDLTVSGKELKININSASSGVVHAVLGIKPKEAGKLVAFVKEKGGIKNIDELKDIFFRFGVAGMDFEEASALMTTTNSPYISIRSQGSTMRQYRLLVDKKRGEIVAVYPE
- the gspD gene encoding type II secretion system secretin GspD, which translates into the protein MIFSIYGCVGPFKQQDKSTPVAKDAPKPSTPSKVSKKPEKWEWQITEEEAAEETGQPTESTFPLELNAPEVILPTREGEKLDVSLVFNAADVREVSKVLLGDLLRVNYVIDETAGGKLTFRMVGQFYKEEILNIFQTILNVDGLALVQENGMIQVTRLEKAKMELGHLSFGKKVEKGGVNLTTQVVPLSYITPQDLMPTLRAFMTPAGLAMAPNNSHAIVVVDTESNMTRLVAIINTFDTPFFAGKAVKFYDIKYVNVSNLAKDLKSLTKSLGGSQRGLAAKLGFIPLTDTNKLLVTVTDPEILPTVDFWINNMDVKSSGQAQLYIYKLQHKKAESMAAVLNELFEEGGPARVTGAESTEISAMGAQSSQVGPVKVIPDAESNALAIKAFPQDYQNIRRIIEVMDATPKQVLIEVLIAEVTLNDDLAYGVEYFFRNNGLLRDGVSVGLGPTIPSPLKTEFPRGTRAFFLHSDLDVLVTLLDTTTHIELLSTPRILVRHEQTATIQVGQEEPILTQRIQEPSPSQPGEFVTSNTVVYKNIGVILSVTPRIGENNMITLDVSQEVTSVIKAASAGLDTPAFTARKASTSLVVENGRTIIIGGIIENKKEKVVKRVPVLHRIPLLGNLFQSREVITRKTELLLILTPTIVSNPEEADKVTKDFENKLKAIEKLRSGKTKSLVEKVLLP
- a CDS encoding prepilin-type N-terminal cleavage/methylation domain-containing protein, which gives rise to MYRNDTQARFHSIKGFTLLELLVALTIGVFLIVASGAIIKSSMRLMARGEKLLQGDLRKTSALEFWREQVSAIPPGYSRSAGFVGKKRDLSFITPVRLNLRGKGFVIAHYTVKKEEGSKYRLIYKEKRFTTARKAQKEKGSEGLVLLKGYDKIGFEYLGAVTEGKNPWESEWVEERHIPRALKLTLVQEKEKQDLIAPIVAMSSFLSSGQ